Below is a window of Populus trichocarpa isolate Nisqually-1 chromosome 3, P.trichocarpa_v4.1, whole genome shotgun sequence DNA.
AAGGAAACAATATTCTAATTTAGATGTTTATGAGGGTTCTTGGAAGGAAGGGATGCGTGAAGGCTGTGGTAGGTACTCTTGGAATGGTGGAAATACATACATAGGGAATTGGAAAGGTGGAAAAATATGTGGCAGGGGGGTTATGAAATGGGAAAACGGTGATCTTTTTGATGGCTTTTGGATAAATGGCCTTAGACATGGATCTGGAGTTTATAGGTTTGCAGACGGGGGATACTACTTTGGAATGTGGAGTATGGGACTTAAGGATGGAAAAGGGACATTTTACCCAGCTGGAACCAAGCATCCATCTCTAAGGAGGTGGTGCAGCTCCTTAGGCTGTTATGAAAGTGGAAGAAATTTGTTGTCTCATAGTTCGTCTTTAAATTCAGAGAAAACCAGGGTTCTTATACCAAATGACATGCGCAGTCTATCTGAGAGAATGTCAATCAATGGAATCTTCAAAGATTCTGGCCGATTCTCACAAGGAACTGTCTCACTAGATGAAAATTCGAGCCGTTGTAGCCTTGGCAGTGAATTTATATGCCGTGAACCATCATGTATGTTGTCCCAAACCTCTGATGAGGGTCAAAGTGGTGTGCAGGATAACTGTACAGTAGTTTATGAGAGGGAATACATGCAGGGAGTTTTGAAAAACGAGAAAGTTAAAAATACTGAACCATCCCGCAAAACTAAACAGAGAAACAAATTTCAcgtgaaagaaacaaaaaggaagTCATATGTGGACATTTTCCAAGGCCATTGGAGCTATTATCTAATGCTTAGTTTGCAACTTGGCATAAGGTAAATGGATAGACATTGAAGTCTACCTTTCCTGCTTTATCTGTTTTTCCCCTTATTCTTGTTTGTTTCTGGTGTATGTTTTCTGCtttcaaattgttcatcttttcttttccaaattaGTCCTTATGAAAGTGTTATTGGTGTTCACAAATCCATCATTTTTTGGTTACAATACCATCTTTAAGCCCTTTTGTCGAACTGGACTGGAACTGATTGTATCAACACTTTCATCAGAAATGTGCTGCTGCATGCGTGATAATGCTTATTGTATTGTACCTTATCTTTAGTCTCATATGTGCTACTGAAAACTAGCAAAATCTGATAGGCTATTGGGATTTGGAATATCTGAGCATTTGATCCCAACTGATCACACTACCCAAGCAAGGTTACAACCATATGGGTTTGTACCATATAAAACTcttagtattaattaaaaaatccttATACTTGTTAGCTTGTAGAAAATGTTGATTTGGCTGCCAATATCAAAACATGTTTGACAACATGTGgagttttctttctctttctctttgttttgttatgtttttttttatgtttttgagatGGACCATATGTGAAGTTATTTTTGGTATGATCTCTTTGAGAGCATCTTCAACTATTAAAATCTAAGTTACTTGGTGTGTGCATGCATGCTATCATGTCTAAGGAGGAATCAGACatctattattatttcttttattccaTCTTATGCTATAAGTTTGCACCCGTAGGAAGTTGATCATCCTAGTTTAAGCGGACCAAATTGGTATTTTAATAGTTCAGTTTTTCACCAGGTTAATAGCTCTTTCAGGCATGtgcaagtttattttatttcattgacATATTCTTGTACATTAGCACACTTGCAAAATATCTGATCTTAAGTTCACAGGTACACTGTTGGCAAGATTACACCAGTGCCTATGCGTGGAGTTCGAGATTCTGATTTTGGAGATCGAGCTAGAATAAGGATGTATTTCCCCAGAAAGGGTTCCCAGTTTACACCTCCACACTATTCTATTGATTTCTATTGGAAAGACTACTGCCCTATGGTCTTCAGGTATTTATTGTCAGATGTTTGCTTAACTCACGAAAAGAGACATTACAAGCAGCACACAtcttaaatatttgaaaaatgagAATAGTGCTGTAGATTTTTAATCTATCCCAAGTGACTTCCAGCTGTAAACTGGGGAGATTATGTGTTCTGTTTTTTCCCAGCTGAAATGATATCATATAACTGTCATTAACAACAAAAGTAGCTCTTAATGGAGCAGAAAGCTATGGCTGAGTTCAAATAGGTTGCTTCTCTGATTATTAGAAAGAAGTGGATgctgtgatttttttctcatggtCTTCTCTTTGCATTTTCAAGCAGATATATTATGTCAATGCCTGTAGGAACATAAAACCTAGGTCTTGTCAGGCCTCCTAGAATTTTGCTGGGAGTCACCTGCCATTAGGCCTTTGAGGCTATTGATCATATTTGATGAGTGTTGTGTTGTGTTTCGAATGAGAAGTGTGTAAATTTGGAGAGATCTTATAACTTTCAGCACTGTTCTATTCTCATAGGCAGGTGAATGCCCTTTTCAATGAAGCATAAGGCTTGAACAGGTTTCAGCTTGGATGTGTTGGTATTCACTGGTTGaggattttttgttttccttttctttttttattctgatcACCCtattaaactaaacaaatatcgaCTTTGCCACGGGTTGCCAAGATATTTATGACTATTTGTTGCTTATGGTGGATTGCTGGTCTCCAGGCATTCTAAAACCTAAAACAAGGACTTTTTTCCTATGTGACATTTATTTTAAGGGAGACTATAAGAGTTTGGGACTTCTAGCATGAAATTAACACTCCTATGTATCAGAAACTGTTATGCAAGGGAGTGGTTGCATGGAATGCAATAATTTCCTTGTTATTTCACTTTCCCGCTTACTTTACTCTCAAATGCGGACATCAACATTCGATCTTCTCTCAGTATGATTCTGTCTACTACTTATTGAAGCCTTTATGTCGAGAAGGTTTCTCTTCTTTTTGCTAATTGCAGTTTTTTCGATCATATTTTCTCTATGATTGTTATTGTAGCGCATGTTTAAACTTGTATGAGTAGGTATGTCAAGGTAAACTAAAATAACCGCCCAGAAGATTTccattttaaactttttatcaaacatgaaattataatcttcacatatatattaatgtaaGCTTGAATGTGAAGAAGAGAGCTTGATATTCAATACTTTTACATATGTTAGACATCTCAATTTTTGTGGGATTGTTATTTCAGGAATTTAAGGGAGATGTTTAAGCTCGATGCAGCTGAGTACATGATGTCCATCTGTGGTGATGATGGTCTAACGGAGCTTCCTTCCTCTGGAAAAAGCGGCAGTATCTTCTTTCTTTCACATGATGATAGATTTGTGATTAAGACATTAAAAAAGTTCGAACTCAAGGTTTGAATCCAGATAAACATTCATTCTGACTATAACCTGATTCTTAGCATACTCAAAATTCCCAGCGTTTCTTTGGCAACTTGtctatttaaatctaaaatccaTGAAACTATACTGTTTCATGAAATGGCCTTAGGTATCTTATTGCTATTATTTTAGTAGGATTGAATATGTGTAAGCTtctatttttgcttcttttttttgtttccttttaaattttttatttcataatggaTCTGTAGATCCTTTATAGTTGAGGTTTTAAATTGATTGTTCACATTGAAACCCACCTAGGAAATGGAGATGCCAAACAAATCCTATTTGATTCTGCGGCCACTTTCAAGCAATTGTCACTGGTATTTGCCGTGCCTTTGAAGGAAAATCCTCCTGCTAGATAGATGTCATAAATCATGCTTTAAAAGGGTTTAAAATATGgaataaagcatgaaatatCCAGTtagattttgagattttattcaCAATCATGCTTAAAGATTTTTCTTGCGTAGATGCCACTCATTTCAACATGAttcttaaacttattttttttttaatatctttcttGGGGTTGGAAGTTGAAATGTGGAGGTTGGCTAACGACTTTGTTTGATATTTACTTTGATGAAGTTTGGTTCTCGAGGTTTTTCCCTTTATAGTCTTTTTAAATTGGAATGAGAGGTCTTTGTGCAGATGGTGAAGAGAATGTTATGACCATCTTAGTTAGAAGTCCATTTGTCAAAGAAACCCAACTGCATGGAGTTGCTTGTAGTTATTGAGGGCCTGAAGAGGGTATCTTCTCTTTGTGGCAGCATAATAGAAGTAGAGAGGAAAATTAATGATGGCTCTGGAGATGCTTTCATGGTTTTGATTCATATATTAGTAGTACTGGATAATTCATATGGCTTTGATCCAATTAGATGTGAGGTTTTTCAGAGGATTAGGTGCACATGACTGTTGCTGCTTCTCACCACGTGCTTTCTTCTATTGGAGAGTAGAGTCCAGTTTCCTATTGAAGCTAAGAGTTTTTCACATGGATAAGCAACAAGTTCAAAATGGACTCCACTAGTAAATAAATGCATTTGTGCAACTAACAGCGATGTAAGCTAGAAAAGAAGATAGGAAAGCTTTGTTAGTATGTTTATGTTTTACTATCAATAGTTTCACCATTAGAGACTTATATATGGTTTTGTTTTCAGATGTTATGATTTAAGGGGAGAACAAAAGGGATACTGCgtgaaaaatcttga
It encodes the following:
- the LOC18096626 gene encoding phosphatidylinositol 4-phosphate 5-kinase 8-like isoform X2, with protein sequence MVLLRHLLDIEDSESIDKKALSNGEVYIGIFKATLPHGKGKYIWCDGTVYKGDWEEGKMTGKGQILWSSGAKYEGDFSGGYLHGIGTLIGHDGSEYRGAWRMNVRHGLGRKQYSNLDVYEGSWKEGMREGCGRYSWNGGNTYIGNWKGGKICGRGVMKWENGDLFDGFWINGLRHGSGVYRFADGGYYFGMWSMGLKDGKGTFYPAGTKHPSLRRWCSSLGCYESGRNLLSHSSSLNSEKTRVLIPNDMRSLSERMSINGIFKDSGRFSQGTVSLDENSSRCSLGSEFICREPSCMLSQTSDEGQSGVQDNCTVVYEREYMQGVLKNEKVKNTEPSRKTKQRNKFHVKETKRKSYVDIFQGHWSYYLMLSLQLGIRYTVGKITPVPMRGVRDSDFGDRARIRMYFPRKGSQFTPPHYSIDFYWKDYCPMVFRNLREMFKLDAAEYMMSICGDDGLTELPSSGKSGSIFFLSHDDRFVIKTLKKFELKTLLKMLPKYYIHVGKHENTLITKIFGVHRITLRGGKKVRFVVMGNMFCTELRIHGRYDLKGSTQGRYTDKDKVGENTTLKDLDLAYEFHMDKLLRESLFKQLSLDCSFLESQQIIDYSLLLGIHFRAPEQLRAILEPPATMQNHATLATSDGINSQGPLVIPPKGLLLVTHEPSSVSTTPGSHIRGDTLKANSVGEKEVDLLLPGTGSLACLSNHRYQLSLIWSP
- the LOC18096626 gene encoding phosphatidylinositol 4-phosphate 5-kinase 8-like isoform X3, which encodes MVLLRHLLDIEDSESIDKKALSNGEVYIGIFKATLPHGKGKYIWCDGTVYKGDWEEGKMTGKGQILWSSGAKYEGDFSGGYLHGIGTLIGHDGSEYRGAWRMNVRHGLGRKQYSNLDVYEGSWKEGMREGCGRYSWNGGNTYIGNWKGGKICGRGVMKWENGDLFDGFWINGLRHGSGVYRFADGGYYFGMWSMGLKDGKGTFYPAGTKHPSLRRWCSSLGCYESGRNLLSHSSSLNSEKTRVLIPNDMRSLSERMSINGIFKDSGRFSQGTVSLDENSSRCSLGSEFICREPSCMLSQTSDEGQSGVQDNCTVVYEREYMQGVLKNEKVKNTEPSRKTKQRNKFHVKETKRKSYVDIFQGHWSYYLMLSLQLGIRYTVGKITPVPMRGVRDSDFGDRARIRMYFPRKGSQFTPPHYSIDFYWKDYCPMVFRNLREMFKLDAAEYMMSICGDDGLTELPSSGKSGSIFFLSHDDRFVIKTLKKFELKTLLKMLPKYYIHVGKHENTLITKIFGVHRITLRGGKKVRFVVMGNMFCTELRIHGRYDLKGSTQGRYTDKDKVGENTTLKDLDLAYEFHMDKLLRESLFKQLSLDCSFLESQQIIDYSLLLGIHFRAPEQLRAILEPPATMQNHATLATSDVSP